A window of the bacterium genome harbors these coding sequences:
- a CDS encoding carboxymuconolactone decarboxylase family protein, whose product MARLPYLDDPTPRRGCRPAPPGWSGSGAAEDAAAAFAELRALGRPPLNLYRILANQPRALRAFLGMSRYIRDENPLPGRLRELVILATAFALGARYEQVHHLESARRAGVPEAQLAAFPAWQSSGVFDAAERAAMTYAHEMTTTRRAGEATFEALRGHFSAAQIVDLTVTVGWYHLVGAVLLGLEVDVEA is encoded by the coding sequence GTGGCGAGACTTCCGTACCTCGACGATCCCACGCCGCGCCGCGGCTGCCGTCCGGCCCCGCCGGGATGGTCCGGCTCCGGGGCGGCGGAGGACGCGGCGGCGGCGTTCGCCGAGCTGCGCGCGCTCGGACGGCCGCCGCTCAACCTGTACCGCATCCTCGCCAACCAGCCGCGGGCGCTGCGCGCGTTTCTCGGGATGTCCCGGTACATTCGCGACGAGAATCCGCTGCCCGGCCGGCTCCGCGAGCTCGTGATCCTCGCCACCGCGTTCGCGCTCGGCGCCCGCTACGAGCAGGTGCACCATCTCGAGTCGGCGCGGCGGGCCGGGGTGCCCGAGGCGCAGCTGGCGGCGTTCCCCGCCTGGCAGTCGAGCGGCGTGTTCGACGCGGCGGAGCGCGCCGCGATGACGTACGCTCACGAGATGACGACGACGCGGCGCGCCGGCGAGGCGACGTTCGAGGCGCTGCGGGGTCATTTCTCCGCGGCGCAGATCGTCGATCTCACGGTGACGGTCGGCTGGTACCATCTCGTCGGCGCGGTGCTCCTCGGCCTCGAGGTGGACGTCGAGGCGTGA
- the ilvD gene encoding dihydroxy-acid dehydratase, whose protein sequence is MAKTLPKLNQRSAAVTEGPHRAPARAMLRATGLDDEALRKPLIGVASSWNEVTPCNLHLNVLARHVKDGIRAAGGTPIEFTTIAVSDGISMGYEGMKASLVSRDLIADSVELETLAEGFDGLVTIAGCDKSLPGMMMAMARLNIPSVFLYGGTIMPGRFQGRDVSIVDVFEAVGKVAAGTMTMEELYGLECVACPGAGSCGGMYTANTMASCSVALGLALPGSESIPALDPRRPEICRQTGEAVMRVLREGIRPRDILTRQAFENAITSEVATGGSTNAVLHLLALAQEAEVPLALGDFDAFARRTPHIADMHPGGRYMMVDLDRVGGLSVVLRELLDGGLIHGGARTVTGKTMAENLAEATRPEGQDVVRSIKSPIAPCGTLAVLTGTLAPEGAVIKTAGLKRETFRGPARVFEREEDALAAITQRRIASGDAIVIRYEGPKGGPGMREMLAVTGALVGAGLGEHCALITDGRFSGGSRGFAIGHVSPEAAHGGPLAVVREGDPIVIDLPARRLDLDVPAGEVTRRLASWKAPEPRYKSGALAKYARLVTSASQGAVPKP, encoded by the coding sequence ATGGCCAAGACACTGCCCAAACTCAATCAGCGCTCGGCCGCGGTGACGGAGGGGCCGCACCGCGCCCCGGCGCGGGCCATGCTGCGCGCCACGGGGCTCGACGACGAGGCGCTGCGCAAGCCGCTGATCGGCGTCGCCTCATCGTGGAACGAGGTGACGCCCTGCAACCTCCACCTGAACGTCCTTGCGCGCCACGTGAAGGACGGTATCCGCGCGGCCGGCGGGACGCCGATCGAGTTCACGACGATCGCAGTCAGCGACGGCATCTCGATGGGCTACGAAGGCATGAAGGCCTCGCTCGTCAGCCGCGACCTGATCGCGGACTCCGTGGAGCTCGAGACGCTCGCGGAAGGCTTCGACGGCCTGGTCACCATCGCCGGCTGCGATAAGAGCCTGCCCGGGATGATGATGGCGATGGCGCGCCTCAACATCCCGTCCGTGTTCCTCTACGGCGGCACGATCATGCCGGGGAGGTTCCAGGGGCGCGATGTGTCGATCGTGGACGTTTTCGAAGCCGTCGGCAAGGTCGCGGCGGGGACGATGACGATGGAGGAGCTGTACGGGCTCGAGTGCGTCGCCTGCCCGGGCGCCGGCTCGTGCGGCGGGATGTACACCGCGAATACAATGGCCTCGTGCTCCGTCGCGCTCGGCCTCGCGCTGCCCGGAAGCGAATCGATTCCGGCGCTCGATCCGCGGCGCCCGGAGATCTGCCGCCAAACCGGCGAAGCCGTCATGCGCGTGCTGCGGGAGGGCATCCGGCCGCGGGACATTCTCACACGGCAGGCGTTCGAGAACGCGATCACCTCCGAAGTGGCGACCGGCGGCTCGACGAACGCGGTGCTGCACCTGCTCGCGCTCGCCCAGGAGGCCGAGGTGCCGCTCGCGCTCGGCGACTTCGACGCGTTCGCGCGCCGCACGCCGCACATCGCCGACATGCACCCCGGCGGGCGGTACATGATGGTGGACCTCGACCGGGTCGGCGGCCTCAGCGTCGTGCTGCGGGAGCTGCTCGACGGGGGCCTCATCCACGGCGGCGCCCGGACCGTGACCGGCAAGACGATGGCCGAGAACCTCGCGGAGGCGACGCGCCCGGAGGGACAGGACGTGGTGCGCTCGATCAAGTCTCCGATCGCGCCGTGCGGCACGCTCGCGGTGCTGACCGGGACGCTCGCCCCCGAAGGCGCCGTCATCAAGACGGCCGGCCTGAAGCGTGAGACGTTCCGCGGCCCCGCGCGCGTCTTCGAGCGCGAGGAGGACGCGCTCGCAGCGATCACGCAGCGGCGGATCGCTTCGGGCGACGCGATCGTGATCCGCTATGAAGGGCCGAAAGGCGGGCCCGGCATGCGGGAGATGCTGGCCGTTACCGGCGCGCTGGTCGGCGCCGGGCTCGGCGAGCACTGCGCGCTGATCACGGACGGTCGATTCTCCGGCGGGTCCCGCGGCTTCGCGATCGGCCACGTGTCGCCGGAGGCCGCGCACGGCGGGCCGCTGGCGGTGGTCCGCGAGGGTGACCCGATCGTGATCGATCTGCCCGCGCGGCGCCTCGACCTCGACGTGCCCGCCGGGGAGGTCACGCGGCGGCTTGCGTCGTGGAAGGCGCCGGAGCCGAGATACAAGAGCGGGGCCCTCGCCAAGTACGCCCGCCTCGTCACCTCGGCGTCCCAGGGGGCGGTACCGAAGCCCTAG
- a CDS encoding succinylglutamate desuccinylase/aspartoacylase family protein, giving the protein MDTIYEALRWHEVRITAHAAARHIPLVYGEAGTGGPRATLIAGTHGDEGPWSALAIKMLCRNPPAALAGRLRVVLTANALAAEVERRNSWIDSPNSLDLDAMFPGNPEGSHTDRLAAALAPLVADNDAVIDLHGGGTWCVNAFVKRFEGSEQLAADLGAPFISNAPNKKGGLTTYARSLGVKVANVEVGGRSSKEMYWVERNVKGLERALHNLGVLSLNPPPAPAERARDVGPTKAFRAKTGGIFVPTVREDAVGTVVPMGTELGRMVDLHTLAELQVFTAPFEQTAMMLLRPQICTVEGSALIYVLAEPV; this is encoded by the coding sequence ATGGATACCATCTACGAGGCGCTGCGCTGGCACGAAGTTCGGATCACCGCCCACGCGGCGGCACGGCACATCCCGCTCGTGTACGGCGAGGCCGGAACGGGCGGGCCGCGGGCGACGCTCATCGCCGGCACGCACGGCGACGAAGGGCCCTGGTCCGCGCTCGCGATCAAGATGCTGTGCCGAAACCCGCCGGCGGCGCTGGCCGGGCGCCTGAGGGTCGTCTTGACGGCCAACGCGCTCGCGGCCGAAGTCGAGCGGCGCAACTCCTGGATCGATTCCCCGAACTCGCTCGATCTCGACGCGATGTTTCCGGGCAACCCGGAGGGGTCGCACACCGACCGCCTCGCGGCCGCGCTCGCGCCGCTCGTCGCGGACAACGACGCCGTCATCGACCTCCACGGCGGCGGCACGTGGTGCGTCAACGCCTTCGTCAAACGGTTCGAGGGCTCGGAACAGCTCGCAGCCGATCTCGGGGCGCCGTTCATCAGCAACGCCCCGAACAAGAAGGGCGGGCTGACGACCTACGCGCGCTCGCTCGGCGTCAAGGTCGCCAACGTCGAGGTCGGCGGCCGCTCGAGCAAAGAGATGTACTGGGTCGAACGCAACGTAAAGGGCCTCGAGCGGGCGCTGCACAACCTCGGCGTGCTCTCATTGAATCCGCCGCCCGCACCCGCGGAGCGCGCCCGGGACGTCGGTCCGACGAAGGCCTTCCGCGCCAAGACGGGCGGCATCTTCGTGCCGACGGTGCGCGAAGACGCGGTGGGCACGGTCGTCCCGATGGGAACCGAATTGGGGCGCATGGTCGATCTCCATACCCTGGCCGAACTGCAGGTCTTCACGGCCCCGTTCGAACAAACGGCCATGATGCTCCTCCGTCCGCAGATCTGTACCGTGGAAGGCTCCGCGCTGATCTACGTTCTTGCGGAGCCGGTCTAG
- a CDS encoding alcohol dehydrogenase catalytic domain-containing protein gives MAEMRAAFIHKARDIRLATTPRPEPGDGELLLRVRTVGVCGSDLHYYREGAVGTQVITGPQILGHEFSAEIADDRGAAAGLPKGTLVAVDPARPCGKCEWCLRGHQNLCPHVEFAGSPGLAGGLAEYHTAPPDALFPVPPHFDAATAAMLEPLGVAIFTLDLAHLRPMENVAVVGAGPIGQLLIQVAREAGAGYVWAIDPIDYRVAAAKRAGADDASTDSDAIERWTGGRGADVVLEATNSPTGPEAAVACARVGGRVVLVGIPDGDKFTLSAAVVRGKALTIKWQKRMGHVYPRAIQMVQAGRIKFDPIMTHRFPLDRAPDAFRFQNAYQEGVLKTMIEVG, from the coding sequence ATGGCCGAGATGCGCGCCGCGTTCATCCACAAAGCCCGGGACATCCGCCTGGCGACGACCCCCCGGCCGGAGCCCGGGGACGGCGAGCTGCTGCTGCGCGTCCGGACCGTCGGGGTCTGCGGCAGCGACCTTCATTATTATCGGGAGGGCGCCGTCGGCACCCAGGTCATCACCGGACCTCAGATCCTCGGGCACGAGTTTTCGGCCGAGATCGCCGACGATCGGGGCGCCGCCGCCGGGCTGCCGAAGGGCACGCTGGTCGCCGTCGACCCCGCGCGCCCCTGCGGAAAGTGCGAGTGGTGCCTGCGCGGCCATCAGAATCTGTGTCCCCACGTCGAGTTCGCGGGCTCGCCCGGCCTGGCGGGCGGCCTCGCCGAGTATCACACCGCGCCGCCCGACGCGCTGTTCCCGGTGCCCCCGCACTTCGACGCGGCGACCGCGGCGATGCTCGAGCCGCTCGGGGTGGCGATCTTCACCCTCGATCTCGCGCATCTGCGCCCGATGGAGAACGTCGCCGTGGTGGGCGCCGGGCCGATCGGGCAACTCCTGATCCAGGTGGCGCGCGAAGCGGGCGCGGGATACGTCTGGGCGATCGATCCGATCGACTACCGGGTCGCGGCGGCCAAGCGCGCCGGCGCGGACGACGCCTCCACCGATTCCGACGCAATCGAGCGGTGGACCGGCGGCCGCGGCGCCGACGTGGTCCTCGAAGCCACCAACTCACCCACGGGGCCGGAGGCCGCCGTCGCTTGCGCGCGGGTGGGCGGACGCGTCGTCCTGGTGGGCATCCCGGACGGGGACAAGTTCACGCTCTCGGCGGCGGTGGTGCGCGGCAAGGCGCTGACGATCAAATGGCAGAAGCGGATGGGCCACGTCTACCCGCGTGCGATCCAAATGGTCCAGGCCGGGCGCATCAAGTTCGACCCGATCATGACCCACCGGTTCCCGCTCGACCGCGCGCCGGACGCCTTCC